The Nodosilinea sp. FACHB-141 genome has a segment encoding these proteins:
- the carB gene encoding carbamoyl-phosphate synthase large subunit, whose product MPRRDDIKKILLIGSGPIVIGQACEFDYSGTQACKALREEGYEVVLINSNPATIMTDPETANRTYIEPLTPEIVERVIEREHPDVMLPTMGGQTALNLAVTLAKTGVLERHGVELIGAKLEAIEMAEDRKLFKEAMARIEVPVCPSGLAETMDEAKQIAKQIGTFPLIIRPAYTMGGTGGGIAYNQEEFETISRSGLDASPVSQILVEQSLLGWKEYELEVMRDLADNVVIICSIENLDPMGVHTGDSITVAPAQTLTDKEYQRLRDASVKIIREIGVETGGSNIQFAVNPDNGDFIVIEMNPRVSRSSALASKATGFPIAKFAAKLAVGYTLNEISNDITKKTPASFEPTIDYVVTKIPRFAFEKFPGTTSTLTTQMKSVGEAMAIGRTFQESFQKALRSLETGRAGWGCDRAEKLPSLNEIRPKLRTPNPDRIFDLRHAMQLGLTVNDIFDLTAIDPWFLNQLAGLLQTEKFLKRTPLTELSYEQMRAVKRQGFSDRQIAYATGTHEDAVRDYRKGLGVIPVYKTVDTCAAEFEAFTPYYYSTYEDETEVLPSDRPKVMILGGGPNRIGQGIEFDYCCCHASFALRDDGYETIMVNSNPETVSTDYDTSDRLYFEPLTKEDVLNIIEAENPIGIIIQFGGQTPLKLAVPLQQYLAFLPAADLSANPPIHPPTKIWGTSPDSIDTAEDRERFEAILRELDIQQPPNGMARSYQDALKVAQQIDYPVVVRPSYVLGGRAMEIVYSDTDLERYMTYAVHVEPDHPILIDKFLENAIEVDVDAIADHTGQVVIGGIMEHIEQAGIHSGDSACSLPTMTLPDAALATIRDWTVKLAKRLKVIGLMNIQFAVKGDQVYIIEANPRASRTVPFVSKAIGHPLAKIAVRVMSGKTLTDLGFTEEVIPQHISVKEAVLPFDKFAGTDALLGPEMRSTGEVMGIDADFGKAFAKAELGANQKLPLAGTVFISMNDRDKAAVIPVAKELADMGLNLIATSGTRAALMDEGLTVNLILKVHEGRPNVEDAIKNNEIQLIINTPAGSTAQEDDRSIRRTALAYKVPIITTIAGAKATASAIQSLQQHPLQVKSLQEYVGM is encoded by the coding sequence ATGCCCCGCCGTGATGACATCAAAAAGATTCTGCTGATCGGCTCTGGCCCGATTGTCATTGGTCAGGCCTGCGAGTTCGACTACTCTGGCACCCAGGCCTGCAAAGCGCTGCGGGAAGAGGGCTACGAGGTGGTGCTGATCAACTCCAACCCGGCGACGATTATGACCGACCCGGAGACGGCAAACCGCACATACATTGAGCCGCTGACTCCCGAAATCGTGGAGCGGGTGATCGAGCGGGAGCACCCCGACGTCATGCTGCCCACCATGGGCGGCCAGACGGCGCTGAATCTAGCGGTGACTCTAGCCAAAACCGGCGTGCTAGAGCGCCACGGCGTCGAGCTGATTGGGGCCAAGCTCGAAGCCATTGAAATGGCGGAGGATCGCAAGCTATTTAAAGAAGCGATGGCGCGCATAGAGGTGCCCGTGTGCCCGTCAGGCTTGGCCGAGACCATGGATGAGGCCAAGCAGATTGCCAAGCAAATCGGCACATTTCCGCTGATTATTCGCCCGGCCTACACCATGGGTGGCACCGGCGGTGGCATCGCCTACAACCAGGAGGAGTTTGAAACTATTTCGCGATCGGGTCTCGACGCCAGCCCGGTGTCGCAGATTCTCGTCGAGCAGTCGCTGCTGGGCTGGAAGGAGTACGAGCTGGAGGTGATGCGCGACCTGGCCGACAACGTAGTGATCATCTGCTCGATCGAAAACCTCGACCCCATGGGCGTGCACACCGGCGACTCGATCACCGTAGCTCCCGCCCAAACCCTGACCGACAAGGAATACCAGCGCCTGCGCGATGCCTCGGTCAAAATCATCCGCGAGATTGGCGTGGAGACCGGCGGCTCAAACATTCAGTTTGCGGTCAACCCCGACAACGGTGATTTCATCGTCATTGAGATGAATCCTCGGGTGTCGCGCAGCTCGGCGTTGGCCTCCAAGGCGACGGGCTTCCCGATCGCAAAATTTGCCGCCAAGCTGGCGGTGGGCTACACCCTCAACGAAATTTCCAACGACATCACCAAGAAGACCCCGGCTAGCTTTGAGCCCACCATCGACTATGTGGTGACCAAAATTCCCCGGTTTGCCTTTGAGAAATTCCCTGGCACCACCTCGACGCTGACCACCCAGATGAAGTCGGTGGGCGAGGCAATGGCGATCGGCCGCACCTTCCAGGAGTCGTTCCAGAAAGCGCTGCGATCGCTGGAGACTGGCCGGGCGGGCTGGGGCTGCGATCGCGCCGAAAAGCTGCCCAGCCTCAACGAAATTCGCCCCAAGCTGCGCACCCCCAACCCCGATCGTATCTTTGATCTGCGCCACGCCATGCAGCTGGGCCTGACGGTCAACGATATCTTCGACCTCACCGCCATTGACCCTTGGTTTCTCAACCAGCTAGCCGGCCTGTTGCAGACGGAAAAGTTTCTCAAGCGCACTCCCCTGACAGAGCTGAGCTATGAGCAGATGCGGGCGGTCAAGCGCCAGGGCTTTAGCGATCGCCAGATCGCCTACGCCACCGGCACCCACGAAGACGCCGTGCGTGACTACCGCAAGGGGCTGGGCGTGATTCCGGTGTACAAAACCGTCGATACCTGCGCGGCTGAGTTTGAGGCCTTTACCCCCTACTACTACTCCACCTACGAAGACGAGACCGAGGTGCTGCCCAGCGATCGCCCCAAGGTGATGATTCTCGGCGGCGGCCCCAACCGCATCGGCCAGGGCATCGAGTTTGACTACTGCTGCTGCCACGCGTCGTTTGCCCTGCGCGACGACGGCTACGAGACGATCATGGTCAACTCCAACCCCGAGACGGTCTCGACCGACTACGACACCAGCGATCGCCTCTACTTTGAGCCCCTGACTAAAGAGGATGTGCTCAATATCATCGAAGCCGAAAACCCCATCGGCATCATCATTCAGTTTGGTGGCCAAACCCCCCTCAAGCTCGCCGTCCCCCTCCAGCAATATCTCGCCTTCCTGCCCGCTGCCGACCTCTCGGCTAATCCCCCCATCCATCCCCCCACCAAAATCTGGGGCACCTCCCCCGACTCCATCGACACCGCCGAAGATCGCGAACGCTTTGAGGCCATTCTGCGCGAACTCGACATTCAGCAGCCCCCTAACGGTATGGCCCGCAGCTACCAAGATGCCCTCAAGGTCGCCCAGCAGATCGACTATCCCGTAGTGGTGCGCCCCAGCTACGTGCTCGGTGGCCGCGCTATGGAAATTGTCTACTCCGACACCGATCTGGAGCGCTACATGACCTACGCGGTGCATGTGGAGCCCGACCATCCAATCTTGATCGACAAGTTTTTGGAGAATGCGATTGAGGTAGATGTGGATGCGATCGCCGACCATACCGGTCAGGTCGTCATCGGCGGCATTATGGAGCACATTGAGCAGGCGGGCATTCACTCCGGCGACTCGGCCTGCTCCCTTCCCACCATGACCCTGCCCGACGCTGCCCTCGCCACCATCCGCGACTGGACGGTAAAGCTGGCCAAGCGCCTCAAGGTGATCGGCCTGATGAACATTCAGTTTGCAGTCAAAGGCGACCAGGTCTACATCATCGAGGCCAACCCCCGCGCCTCGCGCACAGTGCCTTTTGTGTCGAAGGCGATCGGCCATCCCCTGGCTAAGATTGCGGTGCGGGTGATGTCGGGCAAAACCCTGACCGATTTAGGCTTTACCGAAGAGGTAATTCCCCAACACATCTCCGTTAAAGAAGCGGTGCTGCCCTTCGATAAGTTTGCGGGCACCGACGCCCTGCTCGGCCCCGAAATGCGCTCTACAGGAGAAGTCATGGGCATCGACGCCGACTTCGGCAAAGCCTTCGCTAAAGCCGAACTAGGGGCCAACCAAAAGCTGCCCCTCGCTGGCACCGTTTTTATCTCCATGAACGATCGCGACAAAGCCGCCGTCATCCCTGTTGCCAAGGAACTGGCCGACATGGGCCTCAACCTGATCGCTACCTCCGGCACCCGCGCCGCCCTTATGGATGAGGGGCTCACCGTAAACCTCATTCTCAAAGTCCACGAAGGCCGCCCCAATGTTGAAGACGCAATCAAAAACAACGAAATTCAGCTGATTATTAACACCCCAGCCGGCAGTACTGCCCAGGAGGACGATCGCTCAATTCGCCGCACAGCTTTGGCCTACAAGGTACCGATCATCACCACAATTGCGGGAGCCAAGGCGACTGCCTCGGCCATCCAATCCCTGCAACAACACCCCCTCCAGGTGAAGTCCCTCCAGGAGTATGTGGGGATGTAG
- a CDS encoding heme peroxidase family protein, with amino-acid sequence MTRHGQMYLRDAAPPRFRVPARGRFGRMFRCTRPFAQDTPAIRQALMELGKAEGIMDPGPTNNPDNPAIPAGFTFLGQFIDHDLTFDPTSSLERQSDPEAIENFRTPSFELDSVYGAGPTASPFLYDNRPENRGKLLIDSDRPHDLPRNSQGTALLGDPRNDENLIVSQLHLAFVKFHNAMIDKLKADGVNPGQLFDEAQKLVRWHYQWIVLHEFLPLLVGQNVVDTVLQRGRRFYSTRWRREPYIPVEFSVAAYRFGHSQVRGGYRINQNFAAAIFAAPGSGGNDLSSGKPLPPERVMDWQNFFKVNETATPQLSQRIDATISRPLFQLPFIPPNMASNPASLAQRNLLRHLTFGLPSGQTVAGKMGIAPLSTADLADVAAISTELAHNTPLWFYVLREADKRADGRSLGPVGGRIVAEVFIGLLQSDELSYLCQEPNWTPRLGTGGDFKMADLLKFAGVAEPPVLPTPPAPAPAPAAETPQPAEVSAN; translated from the coding sequence ATGACACGGCACGGTCAAATGTATCTCAGAGACGCTGCGCCCCCGCGCTTTCGCGTTCCAGCGCGGGGCCGCTTCGGCAGAATGTTTCGCTGCACGCGCCCCTTTGCCCAAGACACCCCAGCTATTCGCCAGGCCCTAATGGAGCTGGGCAAAGCCGAAGGCATCATGGACCCCGGCCCCACTAACAACCCTGACAACCCCGCAATTCCGGCTGGGTTTACCTTTTTGGGTCAGTTCATCGACCACGACCTCACCTTCGACCCTACCTCTAGTCTAGAGCGTCAGTCTGACCCCGAGGCGATCGAAAACTTCCGCACCCCATCCTTTGAGCTAGACAGCGTCTACGGCGCTGGCCCCACCGCCAGCCCCTTTCTCTACGACAACCGCCCCGAAAATCGCGGCAAGCTGCTGATCGATAGCGATCGCCCCCACGACCTGCCCCGCAACAGCCAGGGCACCGCGCTGCTGGGCGACCCCCGCAATGACGAAAACCTGATTGTGTCGCAGCTGCACCTGGCCTTCGTCAAGTTTCACAACGCCATGATCGACAAGCTCAAGGCCGACGGCGTCAACCCCGGTCAGCTGTTCGACGAGGCCCAAAAGCTGGTGCGCTGGCACTACCAGTGGATTGTGCTGCACGAGTTTCTGCCGCTACTGGTGGGCCAGAATGTGGTTGACACCGTGCTGCAACGGGGCCGCCGCTTCTACAGCACTCGCTGGCGGCGCGAGCCCTACATTCCGGTGGAGTTTTCGGTGGCGGCCTATCGCTTTGGCCACAGCCAGGTGCGCGGCGGCTACCGCATCAACCAAAACTTTGCGGCGGCGATCTTTGCGGCCCCTGGCTCGGGCGGCAACGACCTGTCGAGCGGCAAGCCGCTACCTCCCGAGCGGGTCATGGATTGGCAGAACTTTTTCAAAGTGAATGAAACTGCCACGCCTCAGCTGAGCCAGCGCATCGATGCCACCATCTCGCGGCCTCTGTTTCAGCTGCCGTTTATTCCGCCCAACATGGCGTCGAACCCGGCTTCGTTGGCCCAGCGCAACCTGCTGCGCCACCTGACCTTTGGGCTACCCTCAGGCCAAACCGTCGCTGGCAAAATGGGCATTGCGCCTTTGTCCACCGCTGACCTAGCGGATGTGGCGGCGATCAGTACCGAGTTGGCCCACAACACGCCCCTGTGGTTCTACGTGCTGCGGGAGGCCGACAAGCGCGCCGATGGCCGATCGCTCGGTCCTGTGGGCGGCCGCATTGTGGCGGAGGTGTTTATCGGCCTGCTGCAATCTGACGAGCTGTCGTACCTCTGCCAGGAGCCGAACTGGACACCCAGATTGGGAACCGGCGGTGACTTTAAGATGGCCGACCTGCTGAAGTTTGCTGGAGTAGCGGAGCCTCCTGTTCTACCTACCCCACCCGCTCCTGCACCGGCCCCAGCCGCTGAGACCCCTCAACCCGCTGAGGTGTCCGCTAACTAA
- a CDS encoding helix-turn-helix transcriptional regulator translates to MTTALEKRSDTLLVRFKALSDPLRLEVIELLRSQEMCVCDLCDRMEIAQSKLSFHLKTLREAGLISARQDGRWIYYSLNPAEFGELEDYLSALRQLGPQSLARPCSPDRL, encoded by the coding sequence ATGACCACGGCTTTAGAGAAACGGTCTGATACTCTACTGGTGCGCTTTAAGGCCCTGTCTGACCCGCTGCGGCTGGAGGTAATTGAGCTGCTGCGATCGCAGGAAATGTGCGTGTGTGATCTGTGCGATCGCATGGAGATTGCCCAGTCAAAGCTCTCCTTTCACCTCAAAACCCTGCGCGAGGCCGGGCTGATCTCTGCCCGTCAGGATGGCCGCTGGATCTACTACAGCCTCAATCCCGCTGAGTTTGGCGAACTCGAAGACTATCTCAGCGCTCTGCGCCAGCTTGGCCCTCAGTCCCTAGCCCGTCCCTGCTCGCCCGATCGGCTGTAG
- the tgt gene encoding tRNA guanosine(34) transglycosylase Tgt, giving the protein MTQAFSFSCDARCSHTQARAGTFTTPHGPVHTPRFMPVGTLANVKTVTPAQLATTGAQMVLSNTYHLHLQPGEDIVAEAGGLHRFMGWDGPMLTDSGGFQVFSLSQMRTITEDGVTFKSPKDGRIINIRPETSIQIQNDLGADVIMAFDECPPYPCSRETIKASTDRTWRWLQRCVEAHKRPDQALFGIVQGGVYPDLRTEAAQQLATLDLPGYAIGGVSVGEPPELIETIVKATAPCLPEHKPRYLMGVGTYREMAQAIAAGVDLFDCVIPTRLARHGAALVAGERWNIKNQRFRRDYTPIDADCPCYTCQNFTRAYLCHLIHAKEMLAFTLISIHNITELVRFTQRIREAILGDRFTTEFAHWLTPNPIATTEDAPLP; this is encoded by the coding sequence TTGACCCAGGCTTTTTCCTTTAGCTGCGATGCTCGCTGTAGCCATACCCAGGCGCGGGCGGGCACCTTCACCACTCCCCACGGCCCTGTGCATACCCCCCGGTTTATGCCCGTGGGCACCCTAGCCAACGTCAAAACCGTCACCCCCGCCCAGCTGGCTACCACCGGGGCGCAGATGGTGCTCTCCAACACCTACCACTTGCACCTACAACCGGGCGAAGACATTGTGGCCGAGGCGGGCGGTCTGCACCGCTTCATGGGCTGGGATGGCCCGATGCTGACCGATTCGGGCGGTTTTCAGGTATTTAGTCTCAGCCAGATGCGCACGATTACCGAAGATGGGGTGACGTTTAAATCGCCTAAAGATGGTCGCATCATCAATATCCGCCCCGAAACCTCGATTCAGATCCAGAACGATCTGGGGGCCGATGTGATTATGGCCTTTGACGAATGCCCACCCTACCCATGCAGTCGCGAGACGATCAAAGCTTCCACCGATCGCACCTGGCGCTGGCTTCAGCGCTGCGTTGAGGCCCACAAACGGCCAGATCAAGCGCTGTTTGGCATTGTGCAGGGGGGTGTTTACCCCGACCTGCGCACCGAGGCGGCGCAGCAGTTAGCAACGCTCGATCTGCCGGGCTATGCGATCGGCGGGGTCAGCGTGGGCGAGCCGCCAGAGCTGATTGAAACCATTGTTAAGGCCACTGCTCCCTGCCTACCCGAGCACAAGCCCCGCTATTTAATGGGAGTAGGCACCTATCGGGAAATGGCCCAGGCGATCGCAGCGGGCGTAGACCTATTCGATTGCGTCATCCCCACCCGACTGGCCCGCCACGGAGCTGCGTTGGTAGCAGGGGAACGCTGGAATATCAAAAACCAGCGCTTTCGCCGCGACTACACCCCCATCGACGCCGACTGCCCCTGCTACACCTGCCAAAACTTCACCCGCGCTTACCTCTGCCACCTGATCCACGCCAAGGAGATGCTGGCCTTTACGCTAATCTCGATCCACAACATCACTGAGCTGGTGCGGTTTACCCAGCGGATCCGGGAAGCGATTTTGGGCGATCGCTTCACCACAGAATTTGCCCATTGGTTAACCCCAAACCCGATCGCAACCACCGAAGACGCCCCCCTGCCATGA
- a CDS encoding photosystem II reaction center protein K, with translation MEVAMLLAKLPEAYSLFDPLVDVLPIIPVFFLLLAFVWQASVGFK, from the coding sequence ATGGAAGTCGCAATGCTGCTGGCCAAACTGCCCGAGGCCTACTCCCTGTTCGACCCCCTGGTAGACGTGCTGCCCATCATCCCCGTATTCTTCCTGCTGCTGGCCTTCGTCTGGCAGGCTTCCGTCGGTTTCAAATAA
- a CDS encoding GUN4 domain-containing protein has translation MAQNIACLIKFVDPQLKHDELDTEVHYLTEDLRDLNGMGQIRFNPILETRDTTEIRVGIRFIAHSDLLVSILRRLRDRLYYKSLETWFLFQISDLNLQIRTDQAEDLVDLMATAQSGLLFSPVRDYLAEAETYSRTQGELSPTELDNLNLLRQRLGLSAEQAELLNARAVGPYKTRAEKHRYFDETIAAEFSRLRHMDADQPFAPKDPWPVLQELAENLALPIPEAEAMYQKHWQSYSDEVELKTKQQTAKTVVEDSLVAETKAADTHQNQVQQAREHLEQYLALCRQAMANSLYPSEFDQGRLDQARRLWDISIDEALTIEIAVRNELYGGIESAAGVDYSRLRDLLLQQAWQEADMETEAVILKTLDRDMQPVTADTVQRLPAVDLATIDALWSRYSNKRFGFRAQQQVHRSQQQIQQDDRQQWLAFQQVLGWCEPPSLFYRGYRPYHDLNFSLEAPVGHLPTWRWCCPSLSDRYRPNLDVMAAVIHHLSLCMPLDPTPTPAVDPAAPTVLTGGLTRAV, from the coding sequence TTGGCGCAAAACATTGCATGTTTAATCAAGTTTGTCGATCCTCAGCTCAAACATGATGAGCTAGACACTGAGGTGCACTACTTAACTGAAGATCTGCGCGATCTAAATGGCATGGGCCAAATTCGCTTTAACCCCATCCTAGAAACTAGAGATACGACAGAGATCAGAGTAGGGATTAGGTTTATTGCCCATTCAGATCTGCTGGTTTCTATTCTGAGGCGGCTGCGCGATCGCCTCTACTACAAGTCCCTTGAAACCTGGTTCCTCTTCCAAATTTCAGACCTCAATTTGCAAATTCGCACCGATCAGGCCGAGGACCTCGTAGATCTGATGGCTACCGCCCAGAGCGGGCTGCTATTCTCCCCAGTGCGCGACTACCTAGCCGAGGCCGAAACCTACAGTCGCACCCAGGGTGAACTCTCGCCCACCGAACTCGACAATCTCAACCTGCTGCGCCAGCGCCTGGGCCTTTCTGCAGAACAGGCTGAACTGCTCAATGCCAGAGCGGTTGGCCCCTATAAAACCCGTGCCGAAAAGCACCGCTATTTTGACGAAACCATAGCCGCCGAGTTTAGCCGTTTGCGCCATATGGATGCAGACCAGCCCTTTGCTCCCAAAGACCCCTGGCCAGTGCTGCAAGAACTAGCCGAAAACTTGGCCCTGCCAATTCCTGAGGCAGAGGCCATGTACCAAAAACATTGGCAGAGCTACAGCGACGAGGTCGAACTCAAAACCAAGCAGCAGACCGCCAAAACCGTCGTCGAGGACAGCCTTGTGGCCGAAACCAAGGCCGCAGATACTCACCAAAATCAGGTTCAGCAGGCCCGAGAACACCTAGAGCAATACCTGGCCCTCTGTCGCCAAGCCATGGCCAATAGCCTGTACCCCTCCGAGTTTGACCAGGGACGCCTCGACCAGGCCCGCCGGCTGTGGGATATCTCCATTGATGAAGCACTCACCATTGAGATTGCCGTGCGCAACGAGCTGTATGGCGGCATTGAGTCTGCCGCTGGGGTTGACTACAGCCGCCTGCGCGACCTGCTGCTGCAACAGGCCTGGCAAGAGGCCGACATGGAGACTGAAGCTGTTATTCTCAAGACCCTTGATCGCGACATGCAGCCCGTCACCGCCGACACCGTACAGCGGTTGCCAGCCGTCGATCTAGCCACCATTGACGCCCTTTGGAGCCGCTACAGCAACAAGCGCTTTGGGTTTAGGGCCCAGCAGCAGGTGCACCGGAGCCAGCAACAAATTCAGCAGGACGATCGCCAGCAGTGGCTGGCCTTTCAACAAGTCCTCGGCTGGTGCGAGCCGCCATCGCTGTTTTACCGAGGTTATAGGCCCTACCATGACCTCAATTTCAGCCTTGAAGCGCCTGTGGGTCATCTGCCGACCTGGCGCTGGTGCTGCCCGAGTCTGAGCGATCGCTACCGCCCGAACCTTGACGTTATGGCCGCTGTCATTCACCACCTGAGCCTATGCATGCCTTTAGACCCAACGCCCACTCCAGCTGTTGACCCAGCCGCCCCAACAGTGCTTACCGGAGGGCTAACCCGTGCTGTCTAA
- a CDS encoding GUN4 domain-containing protein, with protein sequence MLSNTFNSPAFNSQLDESLDELSLLLDEEDWEAADRLTADLLLETVIQNYNEATELSPEPEPRHRPHLTTEALAGLPCQLLHALDDRWQKASGGHFGFSAQLQIYAATLETIDFDPALRNWSTPHPFFEEVGWLMLTPLRPIGFLRFYSWLDFDLEAPRGHLPALWYWRVPRITSLQMGGFLTGQGGGFGDLARLDAMMLRLSRCHQLGG encoded by the coding sequence GTGCTGTCTAACACCTTCAACAGCCCCGCCTTTAACAGCCAGCTAGACGAAAGCCTCGACGAACTCAGCCTGCTACTCGATGAAGAAGACTGGGAGGCGGCAGATCGGCTGACGGCAGATTTGCTGCTCGAGACAGTGATTCAGAATTACAACGAGGCCACTGAATTGTCGCCAGAGCCAGAGCCACGCCATCGACCTCACCTGACCACCGAAGCTTTAGCGGGGTTGCCCTGCCAACTGCTACATGCCCTTGACGATCGCTGGCAGAAAGCTAGCGGCGGGCATTTTGGCTTTTCGGCCCAGCTTCAGATCTATGCCGCCACGCTAGAAACCATCGACTTTGACCCGGCCCTACGCAACTGGTCTACCCCCCATCCCTTTTTTGAAGAAGTGGGATGGCTGATGCTAACGCCACTACGGCCCATAGGATTTTTGCGGTTCTACAGCTGGCTCGACTTTGACCTTGAAGCCCCCAGGGGCCATCTACCCGCCCTGTGGTACTGGCGGGTGCCGCGCATCACCTCGCTGCAGATGGGCGGCTTCTTGACCGGCCAAGGAGGAGGCTTTGGCGATCTGGCCCGACTCGACGCGATGATGCTGCGGCTGTCGCGCTGCCACCAGCTCGGCGGATAG
- a CDS encoding cation diffusion facilitator family transporter, whose product MPNPASPVPNSDAIEGAIALVTPVEPSHHHSHDHHHGHGHSHGHSHTHGAVDPEIAASEQGLWAVKWSFVGLVITAIAQAVVFALSGSVALMADLIHNVGDAMTSVPLGVAFLLARAKPSPRFAYGYGRAEDLAGVAIVAVIFLSALITGYESIERLRHPQPLEHLGALAAAAVIGFIGNEVVALFRLRVGRAINSAALVADGLHARADGLVSLAVLVSALGVGLGYPWADPVMGLVITLVLLRVVWQSTQTVFTRLLDGVEPEMVARLRHEIEHGVEGAAAKVTQVKARWLGHRLYGEVSLAVEPKLSVAAGDAIASHLRIHLHQQMPYLAEVTIQVQPQAPAAAVVE is encoded by the coding sequence ATGCCCAACCCGGCTTCTCCAGTTCCCAACTCTGACGCGATTGAGGGCGCGATCGCCCTGGTAACCCCGGTCGAACCGAGTCACCACCACAGCCACGACCATCATCATGGGCATGGGCATTCTCACGGGCACAGCCACACCCACGGCGCTGTGGACCCTGAGATCGCCGCGTCAGAGCAGGGGCTATGGGCGGTGAAGTGGTCGTTTGTGGGGCTGGTGATCACGGCGATCGCCCAGGCGGTCGTCTTTGCCCTCTCCGGCAGCGTCGCCCTAATGGCCGACTTAATTCACAACGTGGGCGATGCCATGACCTCGGTGCCCCTAGGGGTAGCGTTTTTGCTAGCTCGCGCTAAACCCTCGCCCCGTTTTGCCTACGGCTATGGCCGAGCAGAGGATCTGGCCGGGGTGGCGATTGTGGCGGTGATTTTCTTGAGTGCCCTAATTACCGGCTATGAGTCAATTGAGCGCCTGCGACATCCCCAGCCTTTAGAGCACCTAGGGGCACTGGCGGCGGCGGCCGTAATTGGTTTCATTGGCAATGAAGTTGTGGCCCTATTTCGGCTGCGGGTGGGGCGGGCCATTAACAGTGCCGCCTTGGTGGCCGATGGGCTGCACGCGCGGGCTGATGGCCTGGTGAGCCTGGCGGTGCTGGTGAGCGCCCTGGGCGTGGGGCTGGGCTACCCCTGGGCTGACCCGGTGATGGGATTGGTGATTACCCTGGTGCTGCTGCGGGTGGTGTGGCAATCGACCCAGACGGTGTTTACTCGACTGCTCGACGGGGTGGAGCCAGAGATGGTCGCTCGCCTGCGCCATGAAATAGAGCATGGAGTTGAGGGTGCCGCCGCTAAGGTGACCCAGGTCAAAGCGCGATGGCTGGGCCATCGGCTCTATGGGGAGGTGAGTTTAGCGGTAGAGCCCAAGCTGTCGGTGGCGGCGGGGGATGCGATCGCATCTCACCTCAGGATTCACCTTCACCAGCAAATGCCGTACCTAGCCGAGGTCACCATTCAGGTGCAGCCCCAAGCGCCAGCGGCAGCGGTTGTAGAATAG
- the dps gene encoding DNA starvation/stationary phase protection protein Dps — MVATVEKTKAKRGFYPTRIDMSAEVRSQVCDVLNQTLAATLDLKTQTKQAHWNVKGMDFYQLHELFDELAGELEGYVDMVAERVTALGGTAMGTARIAASQSILPEYPIDAVEGAEHIEALAERFAAYGKHVRQAIDTTDELGDADTADLYTEISRTIDMRLWFLEAHLVKKSDRG; from the coding sequence ATGGTTGCAACCGTTGAAAAAACGAAGGCCAAGCGTGGGTTTTATCCCACCCGGATTGATATGTCGGCTGAGGTGCGATCGCAGGTTTGTGACGTGCTCAACCAGACTCTGGCCGCCACCCTCGATCTCAAGACCCAGACCAAGCAGGCCCACTGGAACGTCAAGGGCATGGACTTTTATCAGCTGCACGAGCTGTTTGACGAACTGGCCGGTGAGCTAGAAGGGTATGTCGACATGGTGGCCGAGCGGGTTACTGCCCTGGGTGGTACCGCCATGGGCACGGCTCGCATTGCCGCTAGCCAGTCAATTCTGCCCGAATACCCAATTGATGCCGTGGAGGGTGCCGAGCACATCGAGGCCCTGGCTGAGCGCTTTGCTGCCTACGGCAAACACGTGCGCCAAGCTATCGACACCACCGATGAGCTGGGCGATGCCGACACTGCCGACCTCTACACCGAGATCTCTCGCACCATTGACATGCGTTTGTGGTTCCTAGAGGCGCACTTGGTGAAGAAGTCCGATCGCGGTTAA
- a CDS encoding PCP reductase family protein, with product MVNGLPWTADAQAKLKNIPFFVRAQARKRIEDVARETEAEAVTADLVEQVRLEFGQ from the coding sequence ATGGTTAATGGTCTTCCCTGGACGGCTGATGCTCAGGCTAAGCTCAAAAATATTCCGTTTTTCGTGCGCGCCCAGGCCCGCAAGCGAATTGAAGATGTGGCCCGCGAGACCGAGGCTGAAGCGGTGACGGCAGACTTGGTTGAACAGGTGCGCCTTGAGTTCGGCCAGTAG